Within the Megalops cyprinoides isolate fMegCyp1 chromosome 10, fMegCyp1.pri, whole genome shotgun sequence genome, the region CAATGAGGATGTCTTCCGCAAGCTTCCCCCTGAGATGCAGAGAGCACAATCTGTGCGTTTCAAGCGCAGTAAGGGCAAGCTGGTCTTGAAGAAGCCCCCACCTGGGACCCCCAGCAGTCCTACCAAGCCCAGCCTCATCCTTCCCAGCTTCAAGAAGAAGGAACAGGAGGTGCAGCAGTCTGAGGTTGGAGACCTGCAGTTGGGCACTTTGGAGTATGGCCACGCTCCAGCCACTAGCCTGGATGTGGGACGGCCCCCCAGCAGAGTCAGGGGTCGCCTACGCCGGCTCTTCCGCTCTGACCAGTGCTACTATGCTGTAGTGGCCTCCATCATCACTGTGACAGTGGCCCTGATGCTGGTGGGGATCCTCGCTTTTGTGGTGGTGCCCAATGTTGTCAGCCATGGGGGCAACAGGCCCTTCCCTGGAAACAACGATTCCATTCCAGGGGATGAGGATGAAGGTCCTCAACCCTAAGTGGGCTGCAATAGGAAACAGGAAAGGGGTATGGACAGGAGTGGGTACAATGTAGAGGGCAGTTGAGAGTCAGGGGTGGAGTACCTGTGATCCTTTAGTGGCTTGTTTCAGCTTTATTCTGCTTGCTTAGGTGCATAAGCTAataagcacacaagcacacagacactttAAGCACTGAAGCGCAAGTATATACATCACACTGTCAGGTGAAATAACTGTGAACTTCTAATGAGTAAGGGATGTCCTTCTTTGGTCTGGAAGAAAAAGACTAATGCTGAAAAAGTGAAGGggagatttatttttaacaatgagGAGGTGTATACCCATGATTTTATTCCTGCCACTTaactgtgtctttgtctgtgaaatTCTACTTACACCAGAAAGAACTCTTCTTTTAAAAGAGTTTTTGGAAGAATAATTACTGAAGGGGAAAATGTCTTATGTAAGATGCTATCTTGCCTAAATTTATAAAACCCACTACAGTACCAAGTCTCTTACACTGTCAATGTTCTGCACttcatgtaaatatttgcataagCTATGAATACagagatattttaaaatattttatttgactaacaaataataaaatgaattgaatcTGGCATGTGAcagaattttttcttttttttttcacaaataagCATTATATACTGACAAATCTAgcaatatataaaattaaaagtgGTGGAGACTGCAGCAAAGACATGAAATGTGCTGCAGGTTTACAACAAGCTATAGAATATGAGCTACAATTACACTGTACACTTCGCTTTTGCTCAAGCGGATCTGGAATGACTAAGGACCTGAATTACACATCCAAaccacttttgtttttctttctttccctatTTCATTCACTAGGTACAAAGGGGGAAAGTCTGTCTGTATTCTGAAATCCATTGTATTATAGAAAGAATTggacaagagaaaaaaattgcatatcATGGTAATATAAGTTTTTAcatcatttatgtatttcacaTTCCTGAATAAAAGATCCTGATTTTATACTCATAAATGGACAGAATGAGaagaaatgaggaaaatatCAATACTGAATTGGTATTaacctgtattttatttagttcTTACCAATTCAGTATGCAGGTAAGCCCCAAGATGGTATGGTTCATGAGCTGAATATTTTGCCTCGCTTCAGAGTTGGACTGGTAAGGAAATATATTTGTTCTAAATCTCTACTTTGCTCCATTATAGGGTAGAAGGTGAAGACACTTCGTGGCTGTGTTTTGGGCACTGACACTCCTGTGCTTTGACACAGGTGGAATTCTCCTCTAGACTCCAATTCCGAGCATCTGTTTCAGTTATGCTGTAGAAACAGCAGAGCTGATATCTGATTAGATCAGGAACAGTGGAAAATTCCACTGGTTAATTCTGAAATGCACAATGTTTCCTCTGTCACTATCTCTGCTGTGTTAGTACAGTCATGCCCAGTTAGTCATTAAATCAGTATTTAAATACTATATTAACTTCTCTATATTAACATTCTCTTCCTGCTACAGTTGCCACTGTAACAGTAACCTTATGTTTATTAACAATGGATACTACTTGAAAAGTGGTAGACTGAGCTTTTCGTGAGGCCTTTATAGAAATATTCCAACCTGTTAAAGTCAATAACCATTTACTTGCAGTCTTCAGATTCGGATATTCAGATACGGATGACTCTCTTGTGTGTGCTATCCCCTTTTATACCAGAGGGAAACTAGAAGCCTTTGGATGCTTCTATATTGTTTCAGAAGCTTCCACTGAATTTTGTTGTAAAGATTAACAGTGTGAACAAATTTGAACCTCATGGTTTCCGGATTTAAATTCATTACTTCTGAACGATCTGCATTTCAGCACAACAGAAATAGGCCAGTGTCTACTTTTACACACAATGGCATTCCTGAAATGTGACAATACCCAAATTCACTCTTGTTACTGGCAGTATTATGACACCTCCCTagtgatattatatatataatataatatatataagtTTTTAAAATACCACGACTGCACAATTTGGGGAGAGTAAGCATGGATATAGAAAATGCCTGTCCTCCCAAACTTCAGTTATTACACTTCCATTAGTTGTAGGACAGAAACATTGGAATGATAACTTACAATACTAGATGACAGATGAATTATGACTAATTGATAACAACAATCACATATAATCAATTAAAGTAATTCTgatatgtttaataaaaatacaaatacacatttgtaaCAGATTGTATTAATTACACATCACTCCAGTATTTTACACAAACTGCAGATTCAAATAAATAGTGATTCTAGGCTTTTTGAACGATAATGTGTTGTGATGCTCAATCTATGCAGAAGCTGACTGGATGCAGTCTGGATTCTCCAGCACATTCTCCCCGCAGGGGCTAATGTGCTAGGTCTACTTCCTTTGTTTGGGATGGAGGTACTGTATGTGGACACTTGGCTGGATGGTGACATGCTGAGGGCACTAAGGCAAAGAATTACCAGAAGAATTACATGCCCCTCTCTGACAGCAACCACTCTGTCAAGCTGTGATTAAAACTATACTTTTGATGTCCTCTTATTATAACTTATTATAACTCCTCTGGACCTCCTACCTTGGTATTAAAGGCAGCCCCATAGTTTGCTAAACTTACCGCATCAAAAAGGGTAAGCCTAGTTTATTCAGGGCATCTGGAAAGAGATAAGTAAGATGAGGCATGAGCAGTGATTGGCCCTCTCATGgagtttttaaaatggaactcacaaactgaaatgaaattaatgccGGTAGCAGAATACATCTCAGTTGGACCAGGAAGTTAACCCCATATTCAGACTAGTATGTTGGTTCGACTTCAGGTTACTGCCACCACCCTTTGTTGATGGGGAATCTGCATCAAGAAGCCAAAAagagctctgagctctgaggcACCAGGTGACTGGATGTCAAATTCACGTAATGGGAACTTTGGCTAGGATCTCCCACCCACATCATTCCGGGAGATTCCATTTTCTGTATACGTGCTCAGCCTGGACACATTCTTCTGGCTTGAACAAATATATTGTACATAACTTGCCAATAACCAACGGCGCAGTTTCAAATCTTACTTTCCTGGTACAGTAGGATTACTGGAAATTTGAAAAGCCATTTATGCTTACACATGCTTTCTTGCACACTAATTGTTCTCAGCAGATCAATTAAAACTCTTTCATTTACTCTTTGTGCATTCTATACATTACTTGAATAGTTTGTGCatgaataaacaataaaattataCATCAGTGATCACAGTTAAGATGAATTCTATCATCTATTATTAACTGCTCCTGGATGGCAGTGTTTTGCTTGACATATTTAACGTCAAAATAAATCCCGCactttgattattttgtttagCTGAGTCGTCTCTAACAACAGCATCCTCTTTGTGTACGTGTAACTAAATAGTAAATGTTTGGAAAGTCACAGCTAGCTACCTACCCACAACCTAGCTTAAGCGACAGAGTGTAGTGACAGGGGCGTCCAAAATCTAGTTATGGAATGTTAGCTGCAGTTTAACATCCACTGCCAAACGCAGTTCAATAAATGTAATGGTATTTAGCTTGTTGGATCAGAGAGCCATGGACATCAGACTGCATCCATAAGACTATATGGCCACTGATTCTGACCTGCCCCCCTTTTTCTATTTATAGACAGAGCCCCTTCAGTTTTGTGGACActggcctcctctcctcctacGACAAAAGTAGCTAATTTGGTTGGGTAACTCGGGGTCCCGTCATGACGTTATCGAGATAGACTAACCTTTATAGCTATGTGTGTTAGCCGTGCGTTCGCTACTTTCTTCGTTAATGATCACTTTTACAATTGCTAACTAGCTATGATAGctatgctaacgttagctagccagataGATACCTAGCTACGCTATATCTACTCATCGAACTGGAGAAGCGGGTTGACTAAGTGCTGTTACACGATACTTAAATTTCCATGATGGCCTCCGCTCCCTCTGCTTCTGCCCTGTCTGCTGTTATCCGTTGCAGGGGAAATATATTTGCCAGAAACCAAGCTAACAAGAAGAGGCCTCCTCCCAGCGCCGGATACAGCATCGGACTCAAGTGCGTCGCAGGTAGCGAGTCAGGAGTACCTACATGGGACAAAGAACACGTCTGGGAAGCAGGTCAGACTTTCCCAGAATGGAAGTCGTTTTTTCTGGGACAACGCTGGGATCGGAATTGGGTATATTTATCCATTAAATGGGAGCCAAGACGGAAGACCACCAAAAACAATCACACGGATACGTGGGCTAGAGTCGATTACGAAGGAAGTCGAATTCAGCAGACTGAATCACGGTCTCATGTGCGCGAATCAGTCGCAAGTGTGCCGCAAAGTCATAGACGGCAAGCAAAGAGAGAGTCCGACTGCTCACAACCGCTTTTGTTTATTGCTGAGATAAGAAAGTGCCTTGCATTAAAAAACTGTGGAAACACTTTAGGGAGGGAGACTGTATgtggcaagaaagaaaaaaatctttcagacAAATTACTTGACATAGCCCCATCGAAGGTTTTATGTATATCGATTAGCTACAGATCCAGTGGAACCCACGAACAAGGAATCGAACCGGTGACACTGTGCTGGAACGGCTGGACGACTCTAAAGAACAAATGTCTTCTCTTGACTGCGCTTGTGTCCGAAATTCTGCGGATGAAATTTGCAATCGAGAATGGTCGGCAGTCTGTTCCACTTGTCGTCAGATCTTCAGTGGAAGAAATGCAAAAGATAAACTTGGTTGAAAGCCAAGTCGTGCCAAGCAACGGCCACAGTCCGAAGATGGTGCGTGGATGATTAAAGCATGAGTTCATAATGGTATCTGTAGTTGGTTATAGACATACTGCATACGAGCAAGGAAATGGCTGTAGAACGGCAGTTTTTTGAGATAGAACGTTTACAACTACCTTCCGTCATTACAGCTGTAGGATCCAAACCATTACGAACAATTTTTTCCAAGATACGGTGTGTAACGTGTAACATTAAACTGTATCTTAGTTACATAGCAGAGTGATTGGATACTGTGTGGTTAGTTTACAGGTGTTTCAGCTGAAGTTAACTGTAACGTAGTGTGTAAGCTTCTGCTGATCTTATTGTCTGTCTATCTGCAGAAAGAACATTTGAGTGGCGAAAGTGAGAATCCCACAGAGCAAAGGATGGAGCCAGGAGGACCAGAAGAACATGCTCAACGGGAGTAAACACCACAGTGGACTTAGATCCTTAGCACTTCAACGTATGATACACCTCGGAGTACGAAAGTTACAATAAGAATTGCTGAATGACAATAGGTCTCACTGATGTATCCCTTTAATACAACATGAATATGGTAAAATGGGGACTGCCCCCTTTCCAAACTCATTTGAAGATTAATCTGTCAATCTGCAAAATTGCACTTTTGTGGGTAGTTTTCCAGGTGTACCAGTAACCAGTTTACCCAGTGTCTTGGGCTGAAACTGTTCTGGGCTCAAACCATATAACACTATTCTGTGAAAACTTTCTGCCTTCTGCTTTCAGTGACAGTACTCTCAGAAATGAATGAGCCCCGAGATCCTATTTGAGAAAAAGGCAGCCTGAGGCAGAACTGTTTTCTGATGCAGTCTTGCTGACGATTCCTTCTTTTCACATATTTCCAGCAGACGGCTGAAGCCGTTAAACAGGGCAGTGTGCACAGCAACACTCatgatataaatgtaaacaaagaagAGACAGGGTTCAGTGTTTGAGAACAAGGAGTGGCAAGTGGCATGTTTTAGAGCATTAATTTGGACAAGAATTATACTTCACCAGTGTTTGGGCCAAACAAGTAAAGTGCCCATGCTGCTTCCATGAAGAACATGTGGCTGAAAAGGCAGTAAATACCTTGAAGACCTCAGGAAAATTAGATGTCTGAGTAGTGTTATTGTTGCTCACTACATTCAAGAAAACAGTCTTGCAGATGAAAGAAGAGTACTGATCACTTGGCAGTGTCTACAGGTCAATAGTCATGTGTTTTCTATCTAGATTATAACTATATTAACTGCCTGCTGCTAGTGTTTTTAGCAGCAGGCAGTTAATATAGTTATAATCTAGATAGTCATGCGTTTTCTATCTAGATTATAACTATATTAACTGCCTGCTGCTAAAAACACTAGAGtgtcatcatttattcatgttagATAGCAATTGAAATGTAGAGcgtattgtttttcttaaactCAGAATATAAACACTAAGTAACTATGGCATGCCAAATTGTTTGAGTTTGCTGAAGCCAAGGATAACCCTCAGCTGTGAACTGTTAATCACCAGGTGCACATGGATGATTAAGTATAACTAAATTTTCTGGAGTTGTCTTGAAATCTATGGAAATCGATAGTGCAGGCTTTGTTCATATTACAGTGTAAAACTGGTTTATCACAGAAAGTATTCTAATTTTGAACAGAATGGATTTGATATATTTGCCAGACactttcattattacatttgtcTTGTAGATTTTTGCAGTCATTGTCATAATCAGTCTTGAAAAGGCGGTTTAAATTTTTTAAGATCCATCTAAAATACCAGCTCTTCTGTGCAGATCATTGGAGCTTAAGGTACAAATTGTTCATCGGAGATCCGAGGTAAAGACAGCACCTGTAGGTTCTTGAAAGCCTCTGTCAGACAGGTGAAAAAAGTAATTCATTCTACATAGGCCATTCTATATTGTACACTTTCTGTGGGAATATTGTGTTATGCATCATACTTTCAGTCTGTGAGAGTACTAAAGTGTACCCCGAAAAAgcatgttttgtatttgtattataattatattcataagttaatttttcagaaatattgaACAGCCATTTATGGTTAACACAGTACTTTTAACTTGTCTTGAAGCCgcatgttgtgtttgttgtatgTGACATACAGGAAAGTTTAAGGACTGAATTATAATCACACATGTAGCAGCGTACCAACCATAATGAGTGCATTTCGGTATGGGTATTTTTCATTAACAACTAAATATAATTTAAGAGCTAACATTTGATAAAGCACAGTCTGGAATTTGAATCACAGCACCTATTTTACCATACAACACTGATAGTTCTGCAAAAATCTACTTATTCACCTGTTATTTTGTAGGTGACCTTTTTTACTTAACAGCATTCAGTGTAATTTACAAATATTCATGTGATGTCATGTAATGCACTGCACCTAATTTAGTGATACTGTACCTTAATTTCCAATGCAGTATTCTCTTTATGCTTCCCTCATTGAAAAACACTGtggtatgatttttttaaattcattgtgGGCGTGTTTTGGCTAAAAATGGTACAGAATTTCTGAGTGGTCACAGTTTGTTTAACCATCTGCATTTTGTAAGTGCTCAGTAGCTTTTTCTACTCAGGGAAATGGGTAGCTGTACCATATTTATACAGATTTAATGATCTCCACCAGATGGTGCTAGAGTGACTGGTTCAACCTGATCATATCTGTCAGTATATTTGAGAGTCAGGGTCCCTGACATATGAGACTGACTTGGCATTAGCTGCCATGAAATGTACAACAGAGGTCTGGTTCTGATTGCTGTAACTTAACAACTGATTTGAACTTTAATaagttattaaatattattcataGTAATATATTTGTGGATGCTTGATTTTGTCATTAACTCCTGTTTAGATGTTGCTTGTTGATGCTTGTTCTTCACCACATGCAAGTCTCCAATTTCAAactgtttttatatattgtttcaGAAATGAGAGCATAAACATTTAACCAGTttgaaaatacaattaatatTTAACTTTCACTTTTTTGGGGGACAGATGAACACTccagaaacactgcaaaaattCCACTGTACAAGCTGTATTACCagttatttgcaaaaaaaacaaacaaaaaaaaactacaatttccttttctctcatttGTCCATCCCCCAATATGTATCAACCACCTTACACTTTTTGCCTATTTTTACCGAGCACTTTTTTACCTACTTTCCTTCCCCTGCATTTGTCtgtttcaaatgtcaaatggtGATATTTGCCAGCACTGTGAGGTTGTTTTATTCCTATTTAAACAGTACAGTTGAAAacctgaattttaaaaataagcacTGATATCAGTGTGTATAAGTCAATCTGATTGTATGCACGCTAGTGACCAAAATTAGTTTGTCAGAAGTGATTATCGCAGCCTTACCACTAGGTGGCCCTCATTCTGACTTCTTCTAATCACCATACTGACATAATCTAacccagcgtttcccaaacctctcctggaggatcccttgtcttgcatgttttagatctctccctgctccaacacagctgatttaaatgatcagtttgtttttaagcagcttcaggagttcataacgagttgatcatttgaatcagctgtgtcggagcagggagagatctaaaacatgcaggacaaggggtcctccaggagaggtttgggaaacactgatctaACCTATCCATCATTTCCAAATTAACAGTTGTGTGACCCTTTGTTATTTGGCAGCAGGCTCTGTAGTTCTGTAACATGatgaattaaatattataaaGGTGAAGAatgttttctgacatttttagCAGATAGCTCTATTGAGCAAAGCAAGAAGCccaaatgaaatgcacaatCAGGAAGATATATAGGTACATATATTGCAGTAACAGTGAATAATGTGTGAAATGGCTAGATTAAACTCTACTAAATGACTTGAGCTAACTCTTGGCAAGCTTTATCAGACAAAAATGTACGATCTTACTTTTAGTTTGATGTTGCAGCCAGCAAACTAAACTTTCCAATTTTGTTTATGAATTGTTTCCTatcaacaaaattttaatttctcaaaTACAAAGCTAGTTGTAAAATTCTCTACTCTGGGTCTCAGGTCTCTGTTTTCAGCTGACACTCACAGTGTGACTGGATAATATAAATAAGTGAGgaccacacacataaacacagaatacagagaTAACCAGTAATGTGGAAGTGGAAGTAATGTGGAAATCCTCAAGAGGTAAGGGAAGggttttgttaaatttaataGGACCTAATTTGAGCCAGTTtttgcaggaaaaaatgaaaccaacacACCAATCAAAGACAGGCTGTTGCACACAGGAAACCATGAAATACTCAAGATTTGATCAAAAGAATATGACAGGTGCTGTAATTCTCCTTGTTTTGTATCATCAGTAATTTTATAAACCAACTTTGTGCAGCTAAGGCTCTAGTTAACTGACTAGAATGTGATCACCTTGCTAGGTTAAATTTGTTACAGAATACTGCATGCTGGTGTGCAGTCTATGTACAGAGTTTTGGCACTAGTGTAAAGGATTGTAGTTACTATTTGTATTATTCAAGCATCATAATAAGTCTCCATCACGTGCCTCTCAGAACTAATCGATGTTACGTTGCAGCAGAGAAACTGTCAAACCCGAGGCCAAGAATATTAGCagcataaatgcaaatgtgtgttctTGTTTAGGTTTAGCACTTTGTGTGATATCAACTCTCACCCGCTTTACTACTGAGAACCGTTGGGGTGTCAGTGTTATGTATTAAAGGTCAGTGGGTGGCAGTGGAGAAGGGGTGGGACTTCCGCCTATAGCATGCGAGCAGGCAATCCGGAAGTTGTCTTTCGGCGGTGATAGGAAAACGAACTACTTAGCCAGCTGGTTAGTCTCGGAAATAAAGAACCCAGCAAGAGTCGGACGTGGGGTAAAATACGAATATAGACCTAAATAGAGGGGCGTATTGTGCCAACCGTATTGACGGTCGGTATCCACGGACAGATCTTTAACTAGACGCATCTGAATGGATGAACTGAGATAAGTGCGGAGTGGAGGGAAAAGGCAGAAATGAGCAACAGCAAAGGTGCCCATGCAGTGCGGTGTTCATTGAAGCAAAAGACTAAAAAGTGAGGTCAAAGTAATGGAAATGATTCATCTAGGATCGTAGTTGGGACCATGAAGAGAGGTGAGTGAAACTTGCAGCAGAGATACgtctagctagctggcagaCTGCTGTATACTGCAGAAATGTGCGTGCGTGGCATGAGTAACGTTAGTTGGTTGGGTTGTGCTTGGAGCAGCTACAGGTTACTGTAAATAGATCGCGCTAGCTAAGTAAAGCAGGCTAACGAAACTTCATAGATAGGTAGGCGATACAAACGCAGTTAATTGTGATTCAGACATATAGGTAGTTAGCTACACATTGGAAAGAGAAGCAGCTTTTCTTTATAACAGATAAGATTTCCTCCAATAGAGGGTATGATTGTGCCCTTAACTCTTTTTTCAAGTGCACACGGAAACGATCCCACATCAAACATGTATTGGTTAATATCTTCCAAAACTACAAGAGGTCAACCACTGGCTTTCACTGTTTGCAAACAGAACATGCTTTCCATCTTACCAAAAGTTTTTAGAAAAATGCTGTAGATAATAGCGTTAATAATAACATGTATATGTTGCATCGCCGCGAATGACATCTCGGCCATCCATATTGATAACAGAACctctttttatgtgtgtaagCATGAGTGTTCCTGCTGAAAATACTGTGGGTAACACATTAGGTGGGGCTTCGGGTTTAAAGGCTATGGAAGCCCTCAGGGGGTTAATTGATGTCAGTCATTGTATGTCAGCTGGTAGATCTGTACAACACTATAGGGAGTGTAGACCATTTACAACTTCATTTGTGCTCTCCTTTAGTGTAAAGCACTAGTGATGTTTTAATGTTCTCTTGTAGTGCTGTTATGGTACACTTTCTCGCATGTCTGTGGGCTCACTGCGGATGTATCGCTGCAGCTTTGCAAGATAATAGTTTAGgtgattcatttaaaaatgtttgtcagaCTTTTATCAGTTTATTCATAGCCAGAGGGGACAAGCAAGCTgtctaaaaatgtaacttaAGACAGTTATTTGTGACGTGGAACCGAGCATCTGAAAGCAAGAAGGAACACCGATATTGTTTGACTGTTCTTTGAAAGAAACAAGTTACCAAGATAATTTGATCTGCTGTACAAACTTGCTTGCTAgataaaaatgcagatttgaGGGTGGTGCATGTAGGTAAAGCGTGGTGTAAGGTAAATATCAGGAAATGAGCTGTTCTGTTGATGGATACTTTTGATCAGCcaagtagtgttttttttaacctaactctctctctctctctcactttgttTCAGAGCTGATGGCAAAAGGCTGAAGCAAAAAAGAcactctcccccccaccccccccccaccccaggatTTCCCTGGTTCTCTTACCTCCTACCCAATCCTCCCTATCCTTTCCTTTTTGCTTCTGCGTCCCTCTTTCCCCACCCCACACCTCCTCTTGCTTTCTGTGTACTCTCCAGTTTGTTCACTTATTACTCAAACATTCCTGTGATGGACATACGTAAACTATGAAAGTGTTAACTTATTTATTAAATCACAATACGTGTTTCCCTAACAACCAGTCTGCCTGCTCATGTCTTCTGTCTGTCAATCATTAAATCAACTCTCCTGTGCTGCAAGTGTGCCTTTTCCCCTTTCTTAAGGTAGCTGTTAATACCTACAGTGCCGTGATTGaatctctgtgtgtcatttcactGTGCAGCCcccttgttttcctgtttgtgtcatTGGTGTCTCCGCTTTGTCTTACAATTAACTCCTATTCTTCCTGTGCTCACATTGGGCCATGATCCGCAAGAAAGGTTCCTTTATATTGTGTGGTGCTTTCTTATTTGTCGCCTGGAATGCATtgcttctcctttttctcctggGGCGACCTCCcccaaaaaaagaggaggagtggagagtggctggagggagagggggtggcgATCTGGCTCAGGAAGTGATCCGACTGGCTGAAGAAGTGGAATCTCAGCTTGAGACCCAGAAGAAACTTCTGAAGCAGATATGGAGCCACTGGTCACAATGGGAATCacagaaaggaaatggaaaGAGAGTGATAGATAGCGGGAAGGAAGGAAAGCAAGCACAAGAATTCAGAAACCCTCAGCAGTTGCCACAGCTTCTTCAGAAATATCTCAGTTTagaccaaaaaaaaggaaaacggcTGCAAGATTTTATGATTGCACCTATTCCCAACTCAAATCTGGGAAGCAATGATAAAGAGCAGGCCGTGAACAGAGACAAATTAGCTAGCAGCATTACCACCACTGAAGATATAATTCCTATCTTGGTTATCGCTTGTGACAGAGTCACAGTGAAGCGGTGTCTGGACAAATTAATACAGTATCGCCCCTCAGCTGAACTTTACCCAATCATAGTCAGCCAGGACTGTGGGCATGCAGAAACTGCACGTGTGATTGAGTCTTTTGGCAGCCAGGTGACCCACCTTAGGCAGCCCGACCTTTCAGATATTCAGACGCGGCCAGAACACAAGAAGTTCCAGGGTTACTACAAAATCTCCAGACACTATCGATGGGCTCTCAGCCAGGTGTTCAACACTTTCTCATACTCCTCTGTTGTGATTGTGGAGGATGACCTAGAGGTAAATATGcttgttttgtacttttttttggAGGGCTAGAATTATCCAGGACATGTTAAAATTTAACTTATGTTTGGTGAATTTGCTTTGACTagaactgaaaatgtttgatttactTCAAGTGATACCGTACTACTGATGAAGTATTAGAAGTAAGAAATCCTACAGAAAactcaaaacattttgatctgtGCCATGGGTGGGTCGTGTCTGAC harbors:
- the mgat1a gene encoding alpha-1,3-mannosyl-glycoprotein 2-beta-N-acetylglucosaminyltransferase a; the protein is MIRKKGSFILCGAFLFVAWNALLLLFLLGRPPPKKEEEWRVAGGRGGGDLAQEVIRLAEEVESQLETQKKLLKQIWSHWSQWESQKGNGKRVIDSGKEGKQAQEFRNPQQLPQLLQKYLSLDQKKGKRLQDFMIAPIPNSNLGSNDKEQAVNRDKLASSITTTEDIIPILVIACDRVTVKRCLDKLIQYRPSAELYPIIVSQDCGHAETARVIESFGSQVTHLRQPDLSDIQTRPEHKKFQGYYKISRHYRWALSQVFNTFSYSSVVIVEDDLEVAPDFFEYFRALYPILRSDPTLWCVSAWNDNGREGLVDLGKPELLYRTDFFPGLGWMLLKELWAELEPKWPATFWDDWMRQPDQRKDRSCIRPEVSRTLTFGRKGVSLGQFFDQYLRYIKLNTEFVPFTKLDLSFLLHERYNEVFKKEIYSAPLVNVEDLQKGGMLRGAGPFRVQYSSKDSFKVLARNLGVMEDLKSGVPRAGYRGVVSFMSRGRRIYLAPPSGWTNYDTSWS
- the LOC118784672 gene encoding uncharacterized protein LOC118784672 — translated: MMASAPSASALSAVIRCRGNIFARNQANKKRPPPSAGYSIGLKCVAGSESGVPTWDKEHVWEAGQTFPEWKSFFLGQRWDRNWVYLSIKWEPRRKTTKNNHTDTWARVDYEGSRIQQTESRSHVRESVASVPQSHRRQAKRESDCSQPLLFIAEIRKCLALKNCGNTLGRETVCGKKEKNLSDKLLDIAPSKVLCISISYRSSGTHEQGIEPVTLCWNGWTTLKNKCLLLTALVSEILRMKFAIENGRQSVPLVVRSSVEEMQKINLVESQVVPSNGHSPKMKEHLSGESENPTEQRMEPGGPEEHAQRE